A window of the Streptomyces sp. NBC_01351 genome harbors these coding sequences:
- a CDS encoding substrate-binding domain-containing protein, with amino-acid sequence MRRTAVAVAAGAMAVSLAACGSAKEAGDQTKATGAAVGDAIKVGLLLPENQTARYEKFDKPLIEKTVKELTGGKGEVVYANAKQDATTQNSQVDTMITNKVNVLIVDAVDSKAIAGSVKKAKDAGIPVVAYDRLAEGPIDAYTSFDNEEVGKVQGKALLEALGDKAKDGQIVMMNGSVTDPNAALFKKGAHSVLDGKVNIGKEYDTVEWKPENANTNMAGALSAIGKDKVIGVYSANDGMAGGIITALKAAGLSPLPPVTGQDAELAGVQRIVAGEQFMSVYKPYAPEAKAAAEMAVALAKGEKIDGIINQKIDSPTTKGVPSVLIPVVSLTKNNIKDTVVKDGVYTVDEICTEKYAAACATLGLK; translated from the coding sequence ATGCGCAGAACCGCTGTAGCCGTCGCCGCCGGTGCGATGGCCGTCTCCCTCGCCGCCTGTGGCAGTGCCAAGGAGGCCGGAGACCAGACCAAGGCGACCGGCGCCGCGGTGGGCGACGCGATCAAGGTCGGTCTGCTCCTGCCGGAGAACCAGACCGCGCGCTACGAGAAGTTCGACAAGCCGCTCATCGAGAAGACGGTCAAGGAACTGACCGGCGGCAAGGGCGAGGTCGTCTACGCCAACGCCAAGCAGGACGCGACCACGCAGAACTCCCAGGTCGACACGATGATCACCAACAAGGTGAACGTCCTCATCGTCGACGCCGTGGACTCCAAGGCCATCGCCGGCTCGGTCAAGAAGGCCAAGGACGCCGGTATCCCGGTCGTCGCCTACGACCGCCTGGCCGAAGGCCCGATCGACGCCTACACCTCCTTCGACAACGAAGAGGTCGGCAAGGTCCAGGGCAAGGCCCTGCTGGAGGCGCTGGGCGACAAGGCCAAGGACGGCCAGATCGTCATGATGAACGGCTCCGTCACCGACCCGAACGCCGCGCTGTTCAAGAAGGGCGCGCACTCCGTCCTCGACGGCAAGGTGAACATCGGCAAGGAGTACGACACCGTCGAGTGGAAGCCGGAGAACGCCAACACCAACATGGCGGGCGCGCTCTCGGCCATCGGCAAGGACAAGGTCATCGGCGTCTACTCCGCCAACGACGGCATGGCCGGCGGCATCATCACCGCCCTCAAGGCGGCCGGCCTGTCCCCCCTGCCCCCGGTCACCGGTCAGGACGCCGAACTCGCCGGTGTGCAGCGGATCGTGGCGGGCGAGCAGTTCATGAGCGTCTACAAGCCGTACGCCCCCGAGGCCAAGGCCGCCGCCGAGATGGCCGTTGCCCTCGCCAAGGGCGAGAAGATCGACGGGATCATCAACCAGAAGATCGACAGCCCGACCACCAAGGGCGTTCCGTCCGTGCTGATCCCGGTCGTCTCGCTCACCAAGAACAACATCAAGGACACCGTCGTCAAGGACGGCGTCTACACGGTCGATGAGATCTGCACCGAGAAGTACGCGGCCGCCTGCGCGACCCTCGGCCTGAAGTAA
- a CDS encoding ROK family transcriptional regulator produces the protein MQTPGSQSSLHRANLERVVRAVRLSGSLTQAEIARTTGLSAATVSNIVRELKDGGTVEVTDTSAGGRRARSVSLSGDAGIVIGVDFGHTHLRVAVGNLAHQVLAEKAEPLDVDASWADGFDLAESLVGRLIADIGVGLEKVIGVGLGVPGPIDVESGTLGSTAILPGWAGINPREELARRLGVPVYVDNDANLGALGELVWGSGRGVKDLAYIKVASGVGAGLVINGQIYRGPGGTAGEIGHITLDESGPVCRCGNRGCLETFAAARYVLPLLQGTHGPELTMERVVELARGGDPGCRRVITDVGRHVGSGVASLCNLLNPSRIVLGGSLADAGELVLAPIRESVGRYAIPSAARQLSVLTGSLGGRAEVLGALALVLSEMGDSTLLSDHGSGVRAPVVLSSGR, from the coding sequence GTGCAGACTCCCGGATCGCAGTCCTCGCTGCATCGCGCGAATCTCGAACGGGTCGTGCGGGCGGTGCGGCTCTCGGGTTCGCTGACCCAGGCGGAGATCGCCCGCACCACCGGACTGTCGGCGGCCACGGTCTCCAACATCGTCCGGGAACTCAAGGACGGCGGGACCGTCGAGGTCACCGACACCTCGGCCGGCGGCCGGCGGGCGCGCAGCGTCTCGCTCAGCGGCGACGCGGGGATCGTCATCGGCGTCGACTTCGGCCACACCCACCTGCGGGTGGCGGTCGGGAACCTCGCCCACCAGGTGCTGGCCGAGAAGGCCGAGCCGCTGGACGTCGACGCCTCCTGGGCGGACGGCTTCGACCTGGCGGAATCGCTGGTCGGGAGGCTGATCGCGGACATAGGCGTCGGTCTGGAGAAGGTCATCGGCGTCGGGCTCGGCGTCCCCGGCCCGATCGACGTGGAGTCCGGGACCCTGGGCTCGACCGCGATCCTGCCGGGCTGGGCGGGCATCAACCCCCGCGAGGAGCTCGCGCGCCGCCTCGGGGTGCCGGTCTACGTGGACAACGACGCGAACCTCGGGGCCCTCGGTGAACTCGTTTGGGGGAGTGGGCGGGGAGTAAAGGACCTGGCCTACATCAAGGTGGCCAGCGGTGTGGGCGCGGGCCTGGTGATCAACGGCCAGATCTACCGCGGACCGGGGGGCACCGCGGGCGAGATCGGGCACATCACGCTCGACGAATCGGGCCCGGTCTGCCGCTGCGGGAATCGCGGCTGCCTGGAGACCTTCGCGGCGGCGCGGTACGTGTTGCCGCTGCTCCAGGGCACGCACGGGCCGGAGTTGACGATGGAGCGGGTGGTCGAGCTGGCCCGCGGCGGGGACCCGGGCTGCCGCCGGGTGATCACGGACGTGGGCCGTCACGTCGGCAGCGGCGTGGCCAGTCTGTGCAACCTCCTGAACCCCAGCCGCATCGTGCTGGGCGGCTCGCTGGCGGACGCGGGTGAACTCGTCCTGGCTCCCATCCGTGAATCAGTGGGGAGGTACGCGATTCCGAGCGCCGCACGGCAGTTGTCCGTGCTCACGGGCTCCCTGGGCGGCCGCGCGGAGGTGCTGGGCGCACTGGCCCTCGTCCTGAGCGAGATGGGCGATTCGACGCTTTTGTCGGACCATGGAAGTGGAGTGCGAGCTCCCGTCGTCTTGTCTTCAGGTAGATAA